A genomic region of Trifolium pratense cultivar HEN17-A07 linkage group LG3, ARS_RC_1.1, whole genome shotgun sequence contains the following coding sequences:
- the LOC123918060 gene encoding ras-related protein RABA6b-like, giving the protein MDEECDYLFKAVLIGDSGVGKTNMLSRFSKDEFRLDSKPTIGVEFAYRNIRVKDKLIKAQIWDTAGQERFRAITSSYYRGALGALLVYDITRRSSYKSVGRWLGELREFGGEDMVVILVGNKCDLGESREVEEEEAKEFAETEGLFFMETSALKNLNVEQVFLQMITKILEITNQRSLEAKMDEKPINLLNGKEIHIADHDDEVTATKQAPCCS; this is encoded by the exons ATGGATGAAGAGTGTGATTATCTGTTCAAGGCAGTACTGATCGGAGACTCTGGAGTAGGGAAAACAAATATGCTATCAAGATTTTCAAAAGATGAATTCAGGTTGGATTCTAAACCAACTATAGGAGTTGAATTTGCTTACAGAAACATCAGGGTTAAAGACAAACTCATCAAAGCTCAAATATGGGACACTGCCGGCCAAGAAAG GTTTAGAGCAATCACAAGTTCGTATTATAGAGGAGCCTTGGGAGCATTATTGGTGTATGACATAACGAGGCGATCGAGTTACAAAAGTGTAGGCAGATGGTTAGGGGAACTAAGGGAGTTTGGTGGGGAAGACATGGTAGTTATTCTGGTTGGTAACAAATGTGATCTTGGTGAATCAAGAGAAGTAGAGGAAGAAGAAGCTAAAGAGTTTGCAGAGACAGAAGGGTTGTTTTTTATGGAAACCTCTGCTTTGAAGAATCTAAACGTTGAACAAGTGTTCTTACAAATGATCACAAAGATACTTGAAATCACAAACCAGAGAAGTTTGGAAGCCAAAATGGATGAGAAACCGATTAATCTTTTGAATGGGAAGGAGATTCATATAGCTGATCATGATGATGAAGTCACCGCAACTAAACAGGCTCCTTGTTGTTCGTGA